In the Acetobacterium sp. KB-1 genome, TGACGGCAAAGTCAATGCCGGCTTCCTGAATTTCCAGGGTTCCTTTAATTGATTTTTTAAATTCTTTATACCCACCCAGATAACTGGCCATGATCGACATTTTTACAGTGGAAGTGTTTTTCCCCCAGGGAAAAAATTTCTTTTTTATCCCTTGCTTATTTCCGATAATTTCCGGTTTCTGATCAGCTCCCTTTTCATCATAGAGATAGCGATAGATGGCATTAATATTTTTTTTATTTACACCGCGGTCATTCGTCTGAATATTTGAAATCAGTTCCGAGCGGACCGTGACTTCAGTCCTGAGATCATCAACTTTTTTGAGTTTAACCGTAATCCGTTGGCCATTGGCGGCAAAAACAATCTTTGTTTGAAAAACAACCAAACTTTCTTCTTTGTCAGCGATATGGTTTTTCAAATCATATTTACTGGTGTCAAAGGCTAATAAGCGGTCTTCACACTGCTCTTGTGACCGCTTAATGACTTGGGTTTCTTCACTGTGTTTTCCCATAAGGTCGATCTCCCATGCGCATCCTCGCTTTTCTTCTTAGATGTGTTATTTTATCAACTACCTGCGGATAATTTTTTCCAGTAGGCCGATGAGTTTTTCTTCGCAGCTTTTAATCGTAAATTCTTCGGTTCTTAAAAAATCAAAATAACTTTTTGAACGGGCCACCGTGATGATCTGGGCCTGCCTGACCAAATCTGCAAAAATTCTGTTTTGATCGAGATCCAGCTCGAAATTTTCCTGACGCAAGAAATAGTCCAGATCAATATCAAGAATCAGATCCTCGGCACCGATCTTTTTAAGCGGCAGTTTGATGTTTTTAAACATGGCGTCTTCAAGACTTCCAAATTGAGTTTTCGGAACCAGATAGTGACTGCCTTTTGAATAAGTATGTTTTTCCATACAATTGATCATATGGTAATCACTTAGATACCCCAATGCCATGGCGGTATTGATCTGCTCGTCATTACGCATCTGACCGATAGCCTTCCGGACACTGTCCAAATTGAGGGGCTCTATGGTGATCATCATTCTTTGCTGAAATTTCGCCACCAGTTCCACTTCCCGATCGGGGTCAATGGCCATCGCTTTTTGATAGGCCCACAGCCAGAACGGTGGGTTGGTGTCCGGATGATAATCAATACTCACCAGCACCATCGGGTGCTTTCGGGTTTTATATAAACGTCCCCAAATCAGGAGCACATAGTGATGGTCATCCACCACAAATATATCTTTGCCCCCAATACTCAGGCATCGGGGTTTTAAATTATTATTACTCATTTAACAGTCCATACTCCCGGCCACCAGCAATTTTAGTCAATATATGAACGGATCCGTAATTCTGCTCCTACCGATTGACTGATTCGTCGACAGGCTTCCTGATCCTCGATGGGCAGTATATCCACAATGGTCAAGATCACTTTGGTATATCTTCCGGCCAGTCGGGCAAACTCCAACAGCTCTTCATAGGCATCTTCAAAAACAGGACGGCATAACTCATCATATTCTTTTTTGTTTTTAGCATTTAAACTGATCGACACCACATCAATGGTATCTTTTAAAAGGGGCGTCATATCCTTTTTATAAATCAGATTGCCATGACCATTTGTATTTAGACGAATGGGAATGGTATGGATCTTCTTGACTTCTTTGGCAATGGCGCATATTTCATCTAAACGGTATGTTGGTTCGCCATATCCGCAAAAAACCAGCTCCTCATAGTGATCCAGATTACGTTTTAATATGTCTTCTTGTATTTCTGCCTGGGTTGGTTCTCTCTCCAACCAGAGATCATCAACTCCGTTGACTGTGGGTTCATCTTTTCTTACGCAAAACGTACAGGCGTTGCTACATCGATTCGTTATGTTCACATATAAAGACTTCCCTAATTCATAGGTAATCGTCATTTTATTCTCCTCCAGGGATCTGTTTATCGTTTATTCCACTTTGCTATCCATCTGTCTTTATGACTATTTACAAGACCGTGGGCAGGTGGTCTAATTATTTGATTTACTTAATGCTTTCAAGCAAAACTATAAAAAGTTATCAACATTTTACCATATTTAACCATGATGTCACGTAAAATCATTATTTTCTATGAACATCACCAATTATTCCTCTTGCTATTTGGAAATATTTAAGATTCATTTTTGGCAAATAATGAAATCGTTGGTCATTAATCCGATAAAAAAGCACATTTATCAATTAATCGATAAATGTGCTTTTTGTCTTTTTAAAATACGGGACCCACCAGTTTTAAGTCACAGCCTTCGCAGCTCCAATCAAGTCCAACGCCATTCATCTTTCCGCCACATTGGGGGCAGATACCGATTCCGCTTTTGGGGTAAGTATATTCAGTCAGTTCCATTTCAAGTATTTCTACCCCATCCGTCTCAGGTTGTTTTCTGAATTTTTCAATGGTTTTTCGCGACATTTAATTTCTCCTTTGTATTCGATTAATAATCCTCATTCCATTATAGACCATCACTTCTGAGCTTACAAATCATTTATAGGAAAAAATAACGCCCACTTTGTGGATTAATCCTGCTTATTGGTCAATAATGCCATTCGCCACTGCTCTTCTCTAAAACCGATTAGCACTGCGTTTTCTAGAATTACCAACGGTCGTTTCACCAACATACCGTTGGTACTCAACACCTCAGCCATCTGATCCGGCGTCATTGTTTTAACCTTATCTTTTAAGGCCATTTCCCGGTAGACCAGACCACTGGTGTTAAAAAACTTTTTAGCATCACCCTGGTACCGTTGCATCCACTCAACCAACTCATTTTTTTGGGGACGATCCTCCACAATATGCCGTTCTTCAACATCAATCTGGTTTTCTAACAAAAACTTCTTAGCCTTCTGACAAGTTGAGCATTTAGGGTAACATAAAAATATTGGTCTCATTGCTTACCTCACTTCTATTGTATCATCTCTAATTTCGATTTTTGAACCCGATCGTTGGCAACGCCCTGGGGAAGCGTCACTTCAAATAACTTCTTGCCGGTATTAAAATCAATCTCTGAAATGGCCACATTACCCTCTTTTAGCAGACCCCAGCCAATACTATATACTTCAATGTTATCTCCGATTTTTTGAGTACTTCCATAAGCCAGGGAGGTTTTTCCCGGGATTTTGTATTCCTGATAGCCCAGTATTTTTTTATTGACTTCATCGAGTTTTATCTTCAGGATACGGGTTTGACCAGAGCTCAAGGCATTGTCAAAGACCGTTAGATAGCCTTCAGCGGTGATCGCCAAATCCGTTTGTCCGGAGGTTTTTTGTTCCGCAGACATCCCGAATTCATCGCCACTTCCCGATAATTTCCAGATAACCGCCTGGGTTTCCCGATCAATTTTCATAATCGTATTCATATTACCAAAGGATACAATCAGATTGTCATCCTCCGGATCAATGATCATCCGGTTAAAGCCCGAATAATCCGGACTCTGGCTGATGGTATTGCTGTAATCATTATCACTAACACTGAGTCCATAAAATTCCGGATGGGAATCGGTGGTAAATTCAAAGACCACCTGATTGTCTTTCACTTCCTGAATCAGCGTTGTGACCACCTTTGATCCCATCACATTGGCACCCAAACCGTCTGGCACATTCTGAACCAATACTAATTGTGAGGCTTCCACAATATAATGGTTGTCATCAATTAAGATAAAGTCCCGACCATCCACCAAATCGCCCGCTTTTGCCAGTTCACTTTGAGCTAGGGTAATGGTGTCAATTTCCTGATACCGATCATCCAGAATAACCCGTTCGCCCGGTGCATAGCCAATGTCATTACCGTCGCCGTTAACCCGCTGATAGCTGTAACGGATCGTTCCATTTTCAAAAACATGCTTTTTAAAATCCCGATAGGATTCACCGTTGGATTCTTCCGGTGACTTGGCAATGTAAAACACCACCTCGCCCTGTTTGTTAAGCTCATAAAGGGCAGCGCCTCCGGTTGCTATGGCAGCAAAGTAATTCCCATCATAACTGCTCTCACCAGCCGCAATCATTTCAGGAAGCTGGGATGACAGCGTTCTTAAATAAATCACCCGCTCATCCTTTTCGTTATCCACCTGTATTTTTATCCGTTCGCCCGACGAAAGCGTCTCCAGTTTTAAATCAATGGTTGTTCCGACGCCGATGCCTTTCCCATTTATCTTAACGTTAGCGCCAACCTCATTAAGTAATTTTATTCTGTTTTCAGTAACACTGCTTAAGCTAACGGCGTCAAATACCGCGTTGTTTTCCGAAAGCGGTAACTCCACATTAAATCCGTTAATTTCTAAGCTCAGCGTTTTATCAGACATCAGGGTATTATCCCGCCCTGAATAAGCCAATGTACAACTGACTAAAATAATTAATAATATTGCCGCACTGATCGATATTATAATAAATTTTCTTGAACTATCCATAAATTCATCTCCTTCTGATCTCCAATCATTTCATCTTCCCGACTTCCTTAATACGCCTTTGTATTTAAGCATGGGGATGATTGTATCACAGCTTCTTTAAAGTTTCATGTAGGTTCTAATTACAGTTTTTTAATAAACCATCCGCCTGTTGTCATGCATTCCACCAAAAGGTAAGGGCCTGGTCATTTCCCAATGCGATGACAAAAAAAGCCCCACCTCAATGAAAAGATGGGGTGAATACTTTTAATTTGCAACTTAACAAATAATCTCAGCCAGTTCATCCACATTAATATTGTAGAAACCTTGTTTGATGTCACAGGCTTCAATGGCTTTTTTAATGCTTTCCTTTTCGTAGGCCGTGCCAATCAGGGCATCACTGAGCACCGATATGTCCATGGTTCCAAAGAAATCACCATAAATATGACAGTCCATAATTTTGCCCTTGTTCACATCCAGTTTAAATTCCATTTTTCCACCATCAAAGCGGCCGGTTTTAGTGATGTTGAACTTCGGCGATTTTCCATAGTTCCATTCCCAGCTTTCAAATTTTTCTTTGGCAATGGCCTCGATCCGTTCCCGATCCGCCGCCGTCAGTTTATATTCTGCCGCCGAACCCTGCATAATGCTTTCAACCATCAGCTTTTTAAAGGTGTCGGTATCGATCGGTGTTGTCAAATGTTCTGAAATATTAGTGACCCGTTCCTTAACGGATTTGATACCCTTGGAAATAATTTTGTAATCATCGACAGTCAGGCATTTGACCATCTGTTCAAAGTCGGTATTAAATAACAGCGATCCATGATGAAGGGTATAGCCGTTTAACATACACTGAGCGTTGCCAGAGAACTTTTTGCCGTGGATAACCAGATCATTCCGGCTATTGAATTCGGCCGGAACATCGAGTTTTTTAAGTCCATCTATCACTGGGCCAATGTACTTATTGAAATCAATCGTTTCTGCCAGACCTCTGGTGATAAAACTGAACTGCCAGCCCCCCATGTCGGTGTAAATGGTACCGCCACCGGTGATGCGCCGCACCACCTTGATGCCATTTTTTTTGGCAAAGTCTTCGTTAATTTCTTCGATGGTGTTCTGATACTTGCCAATCATCAGGGTTGGCTCGGTTCGCCAAAAGATAAAGATCTGCTCCTCGGGCAGCTGCTTTTCGGTAATCAGGTAGTATTCCAGGGCAAAATTAAAAAAAGGATCGGTGGAATTGTTTTCGATATAAATCATCAGCTTTTTCCTCCTTCAAGTGCTTCTTCCGCCCGGTAGGAACTACGAACCAGGGGGCTACTGGCAATATAATGAAAGCCTTTGGCTTCGCCAATTTTTTTGTACTCTTCAAATTTTTCCGGGGTCACATAAGCTTTGACTTTGATATGTTGTGGTGATGGTTGCAAATACTGGCCGATGGTGAAAATATCACAGCCGGCTTTCAGACTATCATCCATGACCTTAAAAACTTGTTCATCCGTCTCCCCCAGGCCGACCATAATCCCGGTTTTCGTTTTGATCTGGGGTGCCTTTGTCTTAACATATAAAAGCACCTGCATCGATCGATCATAGTCCGCCTCCGGCCGGACCTCAGGATAAAATTCCCGGACGGTTTCGACATTATGATTAATCACATCGGGGTTGGCTGCTATGACAATGTCCAGGTGTTCCGAAACGCCTTGCAGGTCAGGGATCAGCACCTCAACGGTTACTCCCGGGTTTAACTTTCGCACGGCCTTAATGGTATTGGCAAAATGGCTGGCTCCGCCGTCTGCCAGATCATCCCGGGTGACACTGGTGATGACCACGTGCTTTAAATCCAATTCCTTGACGGCTTCAGCCAAATGCTGGGGTTCGTTTGGATCCACCGCTTCCACTACCCCGCTGCCGACATTACAAAAACGGCAGTGACGGGTACAAATGTTCCCCAGGATCATAAAGGTGGCCGTCCGTTTTTTATAACATTCACCCAGGTTGGGACAATTGGCTTCTTTACAAACTGTGTTCAGTTTTAACTTGGCCATCAGTCGGCTGACTTCTTCCACGGCTTCCTTATTATAGTTAACCTTTAACCATTCTGGTTTCTTTTCCATTTTGCCCTCTTGATCAATCACAGTTGATGACGGCAATCACATCATCCACCTTGATTTCATCACCGGCTTCAAAAAATACTTCTTCCAAAACTCCGGATTCCATCGATTCGACCTCACTGACGACCTTTTCGGTTTCAATTTCGAAAAGTACCTCACCCTTTTTTACCACATCTCCGGCTTCTTTGTTCCAGGCCGCCAGCACCCCGGTTTCCATTTGTTCGCTTAGTCTTGGCATTTGAATGTTTTTTTTCATCTTAATTTTCTCCTTGTATTTGTATTTTAAAGAAAACAATCCGTTAAGCAATCCACTCTTAGTTCGTTTTCTTTTGTAAACCCGATCCCCTCCAATTGATGCAGAATTTCTCCATAACCATATTTGAGCCCAGTAAGCCTCTCGCTCAATTTGGCATTTACCAAACCATCGACGATCACTTCACACTTGGCAATGCAACCTTTATAAATTTCTAGCTTAACCGCAAGCTGTATTTCCTTCCCTTTTTTGTTTAGGATCGTGCAATCCTTTTCAAATGAGAACTTTGGTGATTGACCGTAATTCCATTCCCATTGGGCGTATTTTTCATTAACTAATGCCTCTACCGCCTCAATATCTTGTTTTGTTAAGCTTACCTTTTCAACACCATCCGGAAATAAGGTTACCAGTAAGGTGTTTTTAAAGGTTTCCAGACTCATTGTTTGGTCGGTTAAGTGTTTTTTAATATTGGTCACATCACTTCTCACCGATTTTACGGACTTGGATGTGATCTTTCCCGTGGTTGTCTTTAGTAAATTTTTTAATAAACTGAGATCCGAATCATATAGTAAGGTGCCATGATGGAGCACCCGTCCCTTTTTTACCGTCTGAGCCGACCCCGATATTTTTTGTTCGCCAATGGCAATATCGCTGGTACGACGCTTTCTGGCCGGAACCCCCATTTCATTGAGGGCCATAATGACGGGGTTTAAAAACTGATCATAATCGGCAAAGACATCCCCTTGATTGGTAATAAATGAGTAGTTTAGATTGTTTGTATCATGAAATACCGTACCTCCTCCGGTGTTTCTTCTCGCTACTGGCACCCCTGCTTGTTCCACCGCTTTTAGATTGATTTCCTCAAAAATATTCTGATGTTTTCCCAGAACAATGCTGTTATCATTTTTCCATAACAACAGATACTCGGTATCAAGATTGTTTTTAAACAAGTATTCTTCCATGGCGAGGTTAAAATAAACGTCTGTATTGATGCTGTCTAAAACCTTCACAGGCGGTCTCCTCTCTGATGTATATCAACTTCATGCTTTTCGTTGTCTTGAAATATGACTTTAATTTTACCTGAGAACCGCTTTATCGTCTACTCTATTTTTAACACTTTTCCAATCTTTCAAAAAAACCATCCGTTCTTGTCGGTTTGATGGTCTAAAATAACAAGTAATTTCTCCCTCAATATGATAAAATAAAGCCACGGAGGAACTGATATGAAACAAAAACGTTTGCTTATTACAGCTTTTATTTTAAGCTTATTATTTATCTTCACAGGCTGTCAATTATTATCTGGAACCCAAACCAGCTTTACCCCTCATGATTCATTGGTGGTTCACTATCTGGATGTGGGCCAGGGCGATGCCATTCTGCTGGTGGACAACAACGACACCATGCTCATTGATGGCGGCAACCCGGAGTACGGCGAGGCGATCATTACCTATCTGACCGATCTGGGGATCACCCAACTCGACTATGTGGTGGCCACCCATAACCACAATGACCATGCCGGTGGGTTAACCGATGTGGTGGCCAGACTGGATGTGGACAATCTATACCTGACCAATTCCGAGGAAAACAAAGCTTCCCGAAACCTGACCGCTGAAGCAAAAAGTAAGAACATTCCTATTTCTACCCCCAGCCCGGGAACTACCCTGTCTTTTGGCAGCTCAACAATCAACTTTCTTGGACCCCTTAGTGTTCATGACGATGTTAACGATGATTCGCTTGTCATGAAAGTCACCCATGGTGCGCATCGTTTTCTATTTACCGGAGACATGGAAGAAGTGGCGGAAAAGGAACTTTTAGCCCAGAACCTGGATCTGGAGGCCGATGTCCTTAAAGTTGGTCATCATGGCAGCTATTCATCTACTGGCTATCTGTTTCTACGAACGGTGAACCCCCGTTATTCGGTAATCTCCTGTGGATTAAACAACGACTACGGTCACCCGCACGAAGAAACCATGAGCCGTCTCAACGACGTCGGCTCCACCATTTTTCGCATCGACCAACTGGGAACCATTATTGCCACCAGTGAGGGTGATCAACTGAGCTTTAATAAAACCGGGATTCCCCCAACCCAACCTTATCAGGAAGTGGACAACGGGCTCGCAGCTACCCCAGAAACACCGGCAAACACAGCCACTTTGGAAACGGCCGCCTATATTGGCAATAAAAACTCCAAGGTTTACCATTTACCTGGCTGCTCCAGTTTACCAAAGGAATCCAATCGGATCTACTTAAACAATCTGGAAGAAGTTCATTCCCTGGGTCTGACTCCCTGTGGCGTCTGCAAGCCGCCAAGTTAAAACAGTACGAAACGAATAAGGCCAATATTTAGCAATAATCGTCGCTGCTAAACACTGGCCTCTTTTTTTGCTTTGATTTTTCACTTCGTTTTTACGGTTCTTCTGTTTAATGTTGGACCGCTATTGATTAACCCGTCACCACATCCCGCCGTTTTAGCCAGATGATGGCAAATAAACAAAGTCCAGCGGTGAATACAGCGCAGGCGATCAGAAAAGCAGCTTCGCCTACCAACATCGGTGCCGCCGGATCGTTGGCCCGCATGCCTAGGGTTATGAGCGCATAGGGAAAGTAAAGCCCATAACCTTTAGACAACAGTGCCAACCCGGCAACGCCACCCATCAGAGCAATCCCGACCGGTACCGCAAAGCTGCGAATCACCAGTGATAGACAGAGCTGCAGGGCGCAAACGACCATGCCGCCCAACGCTCCAAACAACAGCCAGACTGGTAATTCCGGCGGGATCGGTCCCGAAAGCCCGGCCAGCAATCCGGAAATAATAAACAACAGTCCAATCCAGATCTGGGTCAAAATCACCATCAGCCAGCCCATTATCAGTTTAGCTAGAAACAACCGGGATATCGGAACCGGGGTGGTCATTACCGCATTCCAATTGTGGTTGGCATGTTCCAGCCGCAACAGATAGGACGCGTAGATCCCAATCAATACCGGCAGGAAAAAGTAACAGGCAAACAGGGTATGCTGAGTCCACAAGCTATACCACTGATTCTCCAGCATTCCCAGGTTGTTGAGATAATTAAAGGTACCCATAAAGGCCGGAATAATGGGAATCAGTAAAAAAGCCAGCCACACCGGACTATGTCGCATCTTGATCATTTCTGCTTTTAAAACCCGTTTAAGCATCATCTAGACCTCCCTTCTCACAAATAAAATCCGGCTGATACCGTAAATCAGCACAAAGAAAACCAAAATCAGGCCGAGCCCCGACCAATCCGTGCCCTTCCAGTAGAAATCTGCCACCCGGGTGACCTCATCCCAGTTCATGCCAACCTGCATCAGCACCCCATAATAGCTCCACAAAACCAGCTTTTGAAAACTCTGAGGTAAAAACATACTGAACAGACCGATAAAACCGCCAACGAGCCCCAGGGTCATCGGCACCATCTGATTGGCAACGAGCATCGATACCCCCTGTTGAAAAATATAAATGGTTAAGCTTACCACCAGAGTGAAAAACAGATAACTCGTCAAGGCCCCCCAGGGCACTGGGCCGCCAAAATGCAGGAAGAGACCCATACCAATCATGATAAGCAATTGTCCCAGGGCAGCCCCAAACATATAGACACTACCCCAGATAAACTTGGCCGCAAAGATCCGCTGGGCCGGAATAATGGTTTCCAGCAGCTTAAAGGTTTGGCCCTTATGCTCAACATCACTGAGGCGCGAAGCCACCACCGCCGCGATTACCGGCATGATGATGCAGTTGAGCATCGGAAACTGATAAAGAAAAAACATCCAGCCCTGAACCAGGTCATTGGCGTCTTTATTCGAAATAGACCAGCCCGCCCAGAGCAGCTGAACAGCCATCATCACTGCCACCACCAGCCAAATCTTGCGACCCTTTGTTTTTAAGACCTCCATCCCAATTGCGGCACTCATAAACTCACCGCCGTTCCGGTCAGCTCCAGGAAAATATCCTCCAGGCTCTTTTTGCGTTCTTCGATCCGGACCAGGCCAATATTATTTTGCCCCAGCGTCTTACTGATTTCGGCCATCATCGTGTCCTTTAACTGTGGGATAATCAGATAATCATCCTCGGCTTCCCAGGCCACGCCGTTTCGACTGAAAAATGATTTGGTCACCTCATTATTCATGGTTCGTACCGCTAGGTGCTGTTTGCTGTACTGATGCAGCTTGGTCAGGCTATCCTGATAAACCAACTCCCCTTCCCGAATAATCCCTACCCGGGTGGCTAACTGATCAATTTCGCTTAGGAGGTGGCTGGAGACCACCACGGTCATACCAAATTTTTGTGGCAGCGACTGAATCAGTTCCCGCATTTCCGAAATCCCAGCCGGGTCCAACCCATTGGTTGGTTCATCCAAAATCAGCAGCTTGGGATACCCAAGCAACGCACTGGCCAGCCCCAGCCGCTGTTTCATCCCCAGCGAATACTGACTGACTTTTTTATTTTTCTGATTCTCCAACCGAACTATTTTTAAAACTTCGGCAATGTTTTGTTTGGGTACCCCCCGCAGGGTTTGAAAGATCTGCAGATTTTCCTCGCCGGTTAGATGCCCATAATAACTGGGCGACTCAATCAGAGAGCCGACATTCTTAAGATTTTTCAGACGGTTTTTGCTGTTAACCCGCCTTCCAAAGACCGCGATCTCTCCTTCCGTAGGTTTCGCCAACCCCAAAATCATCTTTAGCGTTGTCGATTTTCCAGCGCCGTTGGGCCCCAGAAAACCATAAATAGCGCCTTCCGGAACCGACAGATCAACATCTTTAACCCGATAAACATTTCCATATTGTTTGCTGAGACCCTCAGTCTCGATAATATTACTCATAACCACGCACTCCTTCTTTTTTCGATACCTTTATGATAGCCGATGAACCTTACGGCGGGTTGTCCCCGGCCTTACTTTTACCTTAATTTTGATCGCTTATGCTAACACCAACAATTTTTTCGGGTATAATAACTTGGGGGTGATTCGAATGAAAACAATTTTCGAAGCAAAACTTCTGGTTGTGGATGACGAACCGGAAATTATCAATTTATTAAAAACAATCCTTCACCAGGCAGGCTTTGCTCAGATTATCAGTGCCGAAAACTGCCAGCAGGCGCGGGCGCTTTTTGCTTTAGAAAAGCCCGATGGGGTAATTTTTGATGTGACGCTGCCCGATGGCGACGGG is a window encoding:
- a CDS encoding UPF0489 family protein yields the protein MSNNNLKPRCLSIGGKDIFVVDDHHYVLLIWGRLYKTRKHPMVLVSIDYHPDTNPPFWLWAYQKAMAIDPDREVELVAKFQQRMMITIEPLNLDSVRKAIGQMRNDEQINTAMALGYLSDYHMINCMEKHTYSKGSHYLVPKTQFGSLEDAMFKNIKLPLKKIGAEDLILDIDLDYFLRQENFELDLDQNRIFADLVRQAQIITVARSKSYFDFLRTEEFTIKSCEEKLIGLLEKIIRR
- a CDS encoding TatD family nuclease-associated radical SAM protein encodes the protein MTITYELGKSLYVNITNRCSNACTFCVRKDEPTVNGVDDLWLEREPTQAEIQEDILKRNLDHYEELVFCGYGEPTYRLDEICAIAKEVKKIHTIPIRLNTNGHGNLIYKKDMTPLLKDTIDVVSISLNAKNKKEYDELCRPVFEDAYEELLEFARLAGRYTKVILTIVDILPIEDQEACRRISQSVGAELRIRSYID
- a CDS encoding arsenate reductase family protein — translated: MRPIFLCYPKCSTCQKAKKFLLENQIDVEERHIVEDRPQKNELVEWMQRYQGDAKKFFNTSGLVYREMALKDKVKTMTPDQMAEVLSTNGMLVKRPLVILENAVLIGFREEQWRMALLTNKQD
- a CDS encoding arylsulfotransferase family protein; amino-acid sequence: MDSSRKFIIISISAAILLIILVSCTLAYSGRDNTLMSDKTLSLEINGFNVELPLSENNAVFDAVSLSSVTENRIKLLNEVGANVKINGKGIGVGTTIDLKLETLSSGERIKIQVDNEKDERVIYLRTLSSQLPEMIAAGESSYDGNYFAAIATGGAALYELNKQGEVVFYIAKSPEESNGESYRDFKKHVFENGTIRYSYQRVNGDGNDIGYAPGERVILDDRYQEIDTITLAQSELAKAGDLVDGRDFILIDDNHYIVEASQLVLVQNVPDGLGANVMGSKVVTTLIQEVKDNQVVFEFTTDSHPEFYGLSVSDNDYSNTISQSPDYSGFNRMIIDPEDDNLIVSFGNMNTIMKIDRETQAVIWKLSGSGDEFGMSAEQKTSGQTDLAITAEGYLTVFDNALSSGQTRILKIKLDEVNKKILGYQEYKIPGKTSLAYGSTQKIGDNIEVYSIGWGLLKEGNVAISEIDFNTGKKLFEVTLPQGVANDRVQKSKLEMIQ
- a CDS encoding lipoate--protein ligase, translating into MIYIENNSTDPFFNFALEYYLITEKQLPEEQIFIFWRTEPTLMIGKYQNTIEEINEDFAKKNGIKVVRRITGGGTIYTDMGGWQFSFITRGLAETIDFNKYIGPVIDGLKKLDVPAEFNSRNDLVIHGKKFSGNAQCMLNGYTLHHGSLLFNTDFEQMVKCLTVDDYKIISKGIKSVKERVTNISEHLTTPIDTDTFKKLMVESIMQGSAAEYKLTAADRERIEAIAKEKFESWEWNYGKSPKFNITKTGRFDGGKMEFKLDVNKGKIMDCHIYGDFFGTMDISVLSDALIGTAYEKESIKKAIEACDIKQGFYNINVDELAEIIC
- the lipA gene encoding lipoyl synthase; protein product: MEKKPEWLKVNYNKEAVEEVSRLMAKLKLNTVCKEANCPNLGECYKKRTATFMILGNICTRHCRFCNVGSGVVEAVDPNEPQHLAEAVKELDLKHVVITSVTRDDLADGGASHFANTIKAVRKLNPGVTVEVLIPDLQGVSEHLDIVIAANPDVINHNVETVREFYPEVRPEADYDRSMQVLLYVKTKAPQIKTKTGIMVGLGETDEQVFKVMDDSLKAGCDIFTIGQYLQPSPQHIKVKAYVTPEKFEEYKKIGEAKGFHYIASSPLVRSSYRAEEALEGGKS
- a CDS encoding biotin/lipoyl-containing protein, with the translated sequence MKKNIQMPRLSEQMETGVLAAWNKEAGDVVKKGEVLFEIETEKVVSEVESMESGVLEEVFFEAGDEIKVDDVIAVINCD
- a CDS encoding lipoate--protein ligase, translating into MKVLDSINTDVYFNLAMEEYLFKNNLDTEYLLLWKNDNSIVLGKHQNIFEEINLKAVEQAGVPVARRNTGGGTVFHDTNNLNYSFITNQGDVFADYDQFLNPVIMALNEMGVPARKRRTSDIAIGEQKISGSAQTVKKGRVLHHGTLLYDSDLSLLKNLLKTTTGKITSKSVKSVRSDVTNIKKHLTDQTMSLETFKNTLLVTLFPDGVEKVSLTKQDIEAVEALVNEKYAQWEWNYGQSPKFSFEKDCTILNKKGKEIQLAVKLEIYKGCIAKCEVIVDGLVNAKLSERLTGLKYGYGEILHQLEGIGFTKENELRVDCLTDCFL
- a CDS encoding ComEC/Rec2 family competence protein produces the protein MKQKRLLITAFILSLLFIFTGCQLLSGTQTSFTPHDSLVVHYLDVGQGDAILLVDNNDTMLIDGGNPEYGEAIITYLTDLGITQLDYVVATHNHNDHAGGLTDVVARLDVDNLYLTNSEENKASRNLTAEAKSKNIPISTPSPGTTLSFGSSTINFLGPLSVHDDVNDDSLVMKVTHGAHRFLFTGDMEEVAEKELLAQNLDLEADVLKVGHHGSYSSTGYLFLRTVNPRYSVISCGLNNDYGHPHEETMSRLNDVGSTIFRIDQLGTIIATSEGDQLSFNKTGIPPTQPYQEVDNGLAATPETPANTATLETAAYIGNKNSKVYHLPGCSSLPKESNRIYLNNLEEVHSLGLTPCGVCKPPS
- a CDS encoding ABC transporter permease, with protein sequence MLKRVLKAEMIKMRHSPVWLAFLLIPIIPAFMGTFNYLNNLGMLENQWYSLWTQHTLFACYFFLPVLIGIYASYLLRLEHANHNWNAVMTTPVPISRLFLAKLIMGWLMVILTQIWIGLLFIISGLLAGLSGPIPPELPVWLLFGALGGMVVCALQLCLSLVIRSFAVPVGIALMGGVAGLALLSKGYGLYFPYALITLGMRANDPAAPMLVGEAAFLIACAVFTAGLCLFAIIWLKRRDVVTG
- a CDS encoding ABC transporter permease, with the translated sequence MSAAIGMEVLKTKGRKIWLVVAVMMAVQLLWAGWSISNKDANDLVQGWMFFLYQFPMLNCIIMPVIAAVVASRLSDVEHKGQTFKLLETIIPAQRIFAAKFIWGSVYMFGAALGQLLIMIGMGLFLHFGGPVPWGALTSYLFFTLVVSLTIYIFQQGVSMLVANQMVPMTLGLVGGFIGLFSMFLPQSFQKLVLWSYYGVLMQVGMNWDEVTRVADFYWKGTDWSGLGLILVFFVLIYGISRILFVRREV
- a CDS encoding ABC transporter ATP-binding protein; this encodes MSNIIETEGLSKQYGNVYRVKDVDLSVPEGAIYGFLGPNGAGKSTTLKMILGLAKPTEGEIAVFGRRVNSKNRLKNLKNVGSLIESPSYYGHLTGEENLQIFQTLRGVPKQNIAEVLKIVRLENQKNKKVSQYSLGMKQRLGLASALLGYPKLLILDEPTNGLDPAGISEMRELIQSLPQKFGMTVVVSSHLLSEIDQLATRVGIIREGELVYQDSLTKLHQYSKQHLAVRTMNNEVTKSFFSRNGVAWEAEDDYLIIPQLKDTMMAEISKTLGQNNIGLVRIEERKKSLEDIFLELTGTAVSL